GCCTGCTCAAGCAGGCGGCGGACAGCCAGATTCCGGTGCTGCTGCTCGGCGAGACCGGCGTCGGCAAGGAAGTCTTCGCGCGCTGCCTGCACGAGATGGGCCCGCGCGCCGGCGAGGCCTTCGTCGCCGTGAACTGCGCGGCGATCCCGCAGGAGCTGGTCGAATCCGAACTCTTCGGCGTCGAGAAGGGCGCCTACACCGGCGCGCAGTCCTCGCGCCCCGGCCGCTTCGAGCGCGCCAGCGGCGGCACGCTGTTCCTCGACGAGGTCGGCGACCTGCCGCTCTCGGCGCAGGCCAAGCTCTTGCGCGTGCTGCAGGAGCGCGAGATCGAGCGCCTCGGCGACGCCAAGCCGCGCAAGGTCGACGTGCGCGTGGTGGCGGCGACCAACGCCGATCTGGCCCGGCTGGTGAAGGAAGGCAAGTTCCGCCTCGACCTCTACTACCGCCTCAACGCCTACCAGATCCACATCCCGCCGCTGCGCGAGCGCAAGGAGGACATCTCGCCGCTGTCGAAGGCCTTCCTGGAAAAGTACGCGACCCTCCACGGCAAGCGCCTGCGCGGCTTCACCGACAAGGCCAAGCGCGCGCTGCTCTCCTACGACTGGCCGGGCAACATCCGCGAGCTGCAGAACGTCATCGAGCGCAGCGTGATCCTCGCGCCGCACGGCAGCCGCGTCGAGGCCGAGCACCTGTTCCTCGCCGAGCGCGACGGCCAGCCGAACGAACTCGGACTGGACGCGCATGGCACATTGCACGCCCAGAGCTGGCAGCCGGGCGAAAAGCTGTGCGACTCGGTGCTCAACGGGGTGTTCACCCTGGACGAAGTGGAGTCGATGCTGCTGGAGGGGGCGGTGGCCAAGGCCAACGGCAACCTCTCCTCGGCGGCGCGCCTGCTCGGCATCACCCGCCCGCAGCTCGCCTACCGCCTGAAACGCATGCAGGAAGCGGACAAGGCGCCAACCGCAGAAAATCCGAAGGGCAACGGGCGGGCCAGGACCCGCACTCCCGCCTGACATGAGCGCCCCGCTGCGCAGCCGCGTGCTCGCCTTCCTCGGCGAACACCACGTCATGACGCTGTCCACCGTCGGCACCGACGGGCCGTGGGCGGCGGCGGTGTTCTACGCCCACGACGACCTGAAGCTGTACTACCTCTCGTCGCCGACCTCGCGCCACGCCGAACACCTCGCCGCCGACCCGCGCGCCGCCGCCACCATCCAGCGCGACTACGACGACTGGCCCGGCATCCGCGGCCTGCAGCTCGAAGGCACGGTGCGCGAAGTCGCCCGCGAGGACGAGGCGCGCGTGCGCGCCCTGTACCAGGAA
The window above is part of the Denitratisoma sp. genome. Proteins encoded here:
- a CDS encoding sigma 54-interacting transcriptional regulator gives rise to the protein MRKLTSVAKAADDMRSHIHFCAETGQIWLHEHRMLLVHAEAQALLRKELIDTLGMERARGLLTRMGYASGMRDAELARKQAQGVDDMEAFMTGPKLHTLEGIVRVTPIRLEMDRPRGRFYGEFLWENSWEGQWHRQYFGIHHEPVCWTQIGYASGYTSAFMGRRILYQEVECVGAGDTNCRIIGKPVEEWDNADEHMRYYNPESIADQLIDLQTQVTHLRSSIGEKESLPEHMIGVSPGFRAAYGLLKQAADSQIPVLLLGETGVGKEVFARCLHEMGPRAGEAFVAVNCAAIPQELVESELFGVEKGAYTGAQSSRPGRFERASGGTLFLDEVGDLPLSAQAKLLRVLQEREIERLGDAKPRKVDVRVVAATNADLARLVKEGKFRLDLYYRLNAYQIHIPPLRERKEDISPLSKAFLEKYATLHGKRLRGFTDKAKRALLSYDWPGNIRELQNVIERSVILAPHGSRVEAEHLFLAERDGQPNELGLDAHGTLHAQSWQPGEKLCDSVLNGVFTLDEVESMLLEGAVAKANGNLSSAARLLGITRPQLAYRLKRMQEADKAPTAENPKGNGRARTRTPA
- a CDS encoding pyridoxamine 5'-phosphate oxidase family protein; the protein is MSAPLRSRVLAFLGEHHVMTLSTVGTDGPWAAAVFYAHDDLKLYYLSSPTSRHAEHLAADPRAAATIQRDYDDWPGIRGLQLEGTVREVAREDEARVRALYQERYPLIGGGAGVPRKLLEALDKIRWYEFVPKDIHLIDNTLGFAHREHLPVK